A region of Anolis sagrei isolate rAnoSag1 chromosome 2, rAnoSag1.mat, whole genome shotgun sequence DNA encodes the following proteins:
- the MRPL17 gene encoding large ribosomal subunit protein bL17m, whose product MRLSVAALISHGRVQRRFGLGPRSRLDLLRNLVTGLVRHERIEAPRARADEMRFYAERLIDFAKQGDTDSRAMRMADFWLTEKDLIHKLFKVLAPRFEAYSGNYTRLVRIPNRENLDRAPMAVIEYKGNPLPPLPIPKRDSNKTLVNQLLKGFWQDQRLAQKAKADEAQGSPV is encoded by the exons ATGCGCCTCTCGGTGGCGGCGCTGATCTCTCACGGGCGGGTGCAGCGGCGCTTCGGGTTAGGGCCGCGCTCGCGGCTCGACCTCCTCCGGAACCTGGTCACGGGGCTGGTGCGGCACGAGCGGATCGAGGCCCCCCGCGCACGCGCAGACGAGATGCGTTTCTACGCCGAGCGC CTGATTGACTTCGCCAAGCAGGGCGACACCGACTCCCGCGCCATGCGCATGGCTGACTTCTGGCTCACG GAGAAGGACCTGATCCACAAGCTCTTCAAGGTGCTGGCCCCGCGCTTTGAGGCGTACTCGGGGAACTACACGCGCCTGGTCCGCATCCCCAACCGGGAGAACCTGGACCGGGCCCCCATGGCGGTCATTGAGTACAAGGGGAACCCGCTGCCCCCGCTGCCCATCCCCAAGAGGGACAGCAACAAGACCCTGGTCAACCAGCTCCTGAAGGGCTTCTGGCAGGACCAGCGCCTGGCCCAGAAAGCCAAAGCGGACGAGGCTCAGGGCAGCCCCGTCTAA